The DNA segment ACAAGCCTTCCGATGGTAGCACACGCCCGCGACACCTGAACAGCCGTCCCGGGGCAGAACCACGAAAAAGACCGGACCCCACGTGGAGATCCGGCCGGAGACAACCTGAGGTTATCGCAGAACCTTGAGCGCCTTGAGAACGGCGATCAGGATCACGCTGCCGATCACGCCCCAGATGATGCTCCAGAAGGAGAAGCCGCCGCCGGCCGCCGCCGCGCCGCCGATGCCGAGGAGGTTGGCGAAAAGGAACTGCGCCAGAAACGCGCCCACGATGCCGATCAGAATGTTGGCGACCGCACCCTGCTGGGCGTCCGTCTTCATGATCAAGCTCGCGAGCCAGCCGCACAGCGCA comes from the Deinococcus aestuarii genome and includes:
- a CDS encoding GlsB/YeaQ/YmgE family stress response membrane protein produces the protein MGWIITILVGALCGWLASLIMKTDAQQGAVANILIGIVGAFLAQFLFANLLGIGGAAAAGGGFSFWSIIWGVIGSVILIAVLKALKVLR